In one window of Henckelia pumila isolate YLH828 chromosome 1, ASM3356847v2, whole genome shotgun sequence DNA:
- the LOC140875386 gene encoding uncharacterized protein → MSSLAAARADNFYYPPEWDPKKGGLNKFHGQHALRERARKIDQGILIIRFEMPFNIWCGGCESMIAKGVRFNAEKKQVGNYYSTKIWSFSMKSACCRHEIVIQTDPKSCEYVIISGARKKVEEYDAEDAETLLLPVEDDKNKLADPFHRLEHQEKDMKKKKEAEPVLVRLQRVSDAMHSDDYSLNKSLRAKLRDQKKRVAEEEASSKKSGFSLRLLPRSEEDAAAASRVKFATKFEKNRKNKRALIQAASIFSGPSSSSESDRRRLELEAKRRKINASSVSKLLGGGFKPSSWAQGPPGKINSR, encoded by the exons ATG TCATCTCTCGCAGCTGCTAGGGCAGATAATTTTTACTACCCACCAGAATGGGATCCAAAAAAG GGTGGGCTGAACAAGTTTCATGGTCAACATGCTTTGAGGGAGAGAGCAAGAAAAATCGATCAAGGCATCTTGATTATAAG GTTTGAGATGCCTTTTAATATATGGTGTGGTGGATGCGAATCCATGATTGCAAAAGGTGTGCGGTTTAATGCTGAGAAAAAACAAGTGGGAAATTATTATTCTACAAAG ATATGGAGCTTTTCGATGAAGTCTGCATGCTGCAGGCATGAGATTGTCATTCAAACAGATCCAAAAAGTTGCGAGTATGTGATTATTAGTGGAGCTCGAAAAAAGGTTGAGGAATATGATGCTGAAGATGCTGAAACCTTGTTGCTGCCTGTGGAAGATG ATAAGAACAAGCTGGCAGATCCCTTTCACCGTCTTGAGCACCAGGAGAAAGAtatgaaaaagaagaaagaagctGAGCCAGTACTGGTGCGTCTTCAGCGAGTTTCGGATGCCATGCATTCAGACGATTATTCCTTAAACAAATCACTGCGAGCCAAACTTAGGGATCAAAAGAAAAGAGTGGCTGAAGAAGAAGCTAGTTCTAAGAAATCCGGATTTAGTTTAAGACTTCTTCCTCGTTCTGAAGAGGACGCCGCCGCTGCATCTCGCGTTAAATTTGCTACCAAGTTTGAAAAGAATAGGAAAAACAAAAGGGCACTAATTCAAGCCGCCTCAATTTTTTCTGGACCGTCCAGTTCTTCCGAGTCTGATAGAAGACGTTTGGAGCTGGAAGCTAAAAGGAGGAAGATAAATGCGTCATCCGTGTCCAAATTGTTAGGAGGAGGATTCAAGCCATCATCATGGGCTCAGGGTCCTCCTGGTAAAATCAACAGCCGTTGA